The Primulina huaijiensis isolate GDHJ02 chromosome 12, ASM1229523v2, whole genome shotgun sequence genome has a window encoding:
- the LOC140990433 gene encoding caffeic acid 3-O-methyltransferase 2-like, whose protein sequence is MTAFEYHGTDPRFNKVFNQGMSNHSTIIMKKILEEYEGFHGLESIVDVGGGTGVTLNMIISKYPTIKGFNFDLPHVVEDAPSYPGVEHVGGDMFVCVPKGDAIFMKWICHDWSDEHCHKILKKCHEALPENGKVILAECILPDAPDTGLSTKNTVHVDVIMLAHNPGGKERTEKEFEALAKGAGFKRFQKVCCAYNSWIMELHK, encoded by the exons ATGACAGCATTTGAATACCATGGAACTGACCCTAGATTTAACAAGGTGTTTAATCAGGGAATGTCTAATCATTCAACCATTATTATGAAGAAAATCCTCGAGGAATATGAAGGATTCCATGGCCTTGAGTCCATTGTGGATGTTGGCGGCGGCACCGGAGTGACTCTCAATATGATCATTTCTAAGTATCCAACCATCAAGGGCTTCAATTTTGATTTACCCCATGTTGTTGAAGATGCTCCATCTTATCCAG GTGTAGAGCATGTTGGTGGGGATATGTTTGTGTGTGTGCCCAAAGGAGATGCCATTTTCATGAAA TGGATCTGTCATGATTGGAGCGACGAACACTGCCACAAAATCTTGAAGAAATGCCACGAAGCACTTCCAGAAAACGGAAAAGTGATACTAGCCGAGTGCATTCTGCCAGATGCCCCGGATACAGGGCTGTCCACCAAGAACACGGTCCATGTCGATGTGATTATGTTGGCCCATAATCCTGGTGGTAAAGAAAGGACTGAGAAGGAATTTGAGGCACTCGCAAAAGGGGCTGGGTTTAAAAGATTTCAGAAAGTTTGCTGTGCTTATAATTCTTGGATCATGGAACTGCATAAATGA